One window from the genome of Mycolicibacterium gadium encodes:
- a CDS encoding FUSC family protein produces MTNLWRRAVDRLRQRDPEFDALRRAVRAALVLPVAAAFGFAVGDSQTALFSIFGSVALLILVDFPGNRPARALAYFGLGINGFVLITLGTLVADHPWISVAVMFVLGVVVTFSGVLSEIVAAGQRATLLTFVLPACTPVGPIGDRLLGWIVALAVCVPAALFLLPPRHHDELRRYSALVCTRLADTLEGSGSAKDATRAMNSLWESFLGADFRPVGLTAGSRALVRVVDDLGFLADRITDDTGRQLGDLKPPLVRVLRDCAAVLSVSEPSARAARGTDLNSALAELRSIAQGRYREDILEILGVPDDAAAVDVGRKLLGRRTFSATVGVTGRIIRNAAEADARPVWARVLGRRLPPTGTADWVMPETAAVAAITKGLVATRAVVLRSSLRTGLGLALAVAVTQVFPLQNGFWVVLGAMSVLRSSALSTGTRVVRAVAGTTLGFLLGVVVIELVGVDPIVMWVLLPVVAFGSAFVPEVASFIAGQAAFTMMVLIIFNLIRPTGWSVGLIRIQDVVIGAGVGIVVSVLLWPRGVRTRVSKVIDASFAVGASFLTAAVLRVTRGASEEATDRVIALSHDALEASRTVDDAVRQYLSESGGAADVRAPIVRRANRAVRLRAAAELIADVVPPPHGVYPRTRAVLESHTEAVCRHVTGGSAGTALDPISDDFVIALRADASDDELAVAAALPLVTTAAHIGELELLYPRSDSSDHDDLSVKHGAA; encoded by the coding sequence ATGACGAACCTGTGGCGTCGCGCGGTCGATCGGCTTCGTCAGCGCGATCCCGAATTCGACGCGCTGCGGCGCGCCGTGCGCGCGGCGCTCGTGTTGCCGGTCGCGGCGGCGTTCGGGTTCGCCGTCGGCGATTCGCAGACCGCGCTGTTCAGCATCTTCGGCTCGGTGGCACTGCTCATCCTCGTGGACTTTCCCGGAAACCGTCCGGCCCGGGCACTCGCCTACTTCGGGCTCGGCATCAACGGCTTCGTCCTGATCACCCTCGGGACGCTGGTGGCCGACCATCCGTGGATCAGTGTCGCGGTGATGTTCGTCCTCGGTGTGGTGGTGACGTTTTCCGGTGTACTCAGCGAGATCGTCGCCGCCGGCCAGCGGGCCACCCTGCTGACGTTCGTGCTGCCCGCCTGCACACCGGTCGGCCCGATCGGCGATCGTCTGCTCGGTTGGATCGTCGCGCTGGCGGTGTGCGTGCCCGCCGCCCTGTTCCTTCTCCCGCCGCGCCATCACGACGAGTTGCGCCGTTATTCGGCACTGGTGTGCACCCGGCTGGCCGACACCTTGGAGGGCAGCGGAAGCGCCAAAGACGCGACCCGCGCGATGAATTCGCTGTGGGAGAGCTTCCTCGGCGCTGACTTCCGCCCGGTCGGGCTCACCGCGGGCAGCCGGGCGCTGGTGCGGGTCGTCGACGACCTCGGCTTCCTGGCGGACCGCATCACCGACGACACCGGCCGCCAACTCGGGGACCTCAAGCCACCGTTGGTGCGCGTGCTACGGGATTGCGCTGCCGTACTCAGTGTTTCCGAACCCTCGGCTCGTGCGGCCCGAGGCACGGATCTCAACTCCGCACTGGCCGAGTTGCGATCGATCGCACAGGGCCGCTATCGCGAAGACATCCTCGAGATCCTCGGAGTGCCCGACGACGCGGCGGCCGTGGATGTCGGGCGAAAGCTGTTGGGGCGACGCACCTTCTCGGCCACCGTCGGTGTGACCGGCCGGATCATCCGCAACGCCGCCGAGGCCGACGCGCGTCCGGTCTGGGCGCGGGTCCTCGGCCGACGCCTGCCGCCCACGGGAACCGCCGACTGGGTGATGCCGGAGACTGCGGCGGTCGCGGCGATCACCAAGGGACTGGTCGCCACCCGGGCGGTGGTGCTGCGCAGCAGTCTGCGCACCGGTCTCGGCTTGGCTCTCGCCGTCGCCGTCACCCAGGTGTTCCCACTGCAAAACGGCTTCTGGGTCGTGTTGGGCGCCATGTCGGTGCTGCGCAGCAGTGCGCTGTCGACCGGCACCCGCGTCGTGCGGGCGGTCGCGGGTACCACGCTCGGCTTCCTCCTGGGTGTGGTCGTCATCGAACTGGTAGGGGTCGACCCGATCGTCATGTGGGTCCTGCTCCCGGTGGTGGCGTTCGGTTCGGCGTTCGTGCCGGAGGTCGCGTCGTTCATCGCCGGTCAGGCGGCGTTCACCATGATGGTGCTGATCATCTTCAACCTGATCAGGCCGACGGGTTGGAGCGTCGGGCTGATCCGCATCCAGGACGTCGTCATCGGCGCTGGAGTGGGCATCGTCGTTTCGGTCCTGCTGTGGCCGCGCGGAGTACGCACCCGGGTGTCGAAGGTCATCGACGCGTCCTTCGCCGTCGGCGCGTCGTTCCTCACGGCGGCCGTACTGCGGGTCACCCGCGGTGCGTCCGAAGAGGCCACCGATAGGGTCATCGCGCTCAGTCACGATGCACTGGAGGCTTCCCGCACCGTGGACGACGCTGTGCGACAGTATCTTTCGGAGAGCGGCGGGGCCGCCGACGTCCGGGCTCCGATCGTCCGGCGGGCCAACCGCGCGGTCCGCTTGCGCGCTGCGGCCGAATTGATCGCCGACGTCGTCCCACCACCGCACGGTGTGTACCCGCGTACCCGCGCGGTGCTCGAGAGTCACACCGAAGCGGTGTGCCGTCACGTCACCGGCGGCTCAGCCGGGACGGCGCTGGACCCGATCAGCGACGACTTCGTGATCGCGCTGCGCGCCGACGCCTCCGATGACGAACTGGCCGTTGCGGCGGCGCTGCCGTTGGTCACCACCGCCGCGCACATCGGGGAGCTGGAGCTCCTCTATCCGAGAAGCGATTCCAGCGACCACGACGATCTCAGCGTCAAACACGGTGCGGCATGA
- a CDS encoding pirin family protein: MPAITADTLTLPRIAAAQQSDTERPVRSVTTGPRGYEGEGFPVVRAFAGVSSADLDPFVHMDQMGEVEYEPGEPRGTDWHPHRGFETVTYMLDGRFAHQDSHGGGGLITDGATQWMTAGSGILHIETPPAELVESGGLFHGIQLWVNLPRKDKFATPRYQAIEGTQAKLLSSDDGGALVRLIAGDVAGHQGPGATHTPITMAHSTIQPGARLSLPWNREFNALAYVLSGRGAIGPVGHPIHQGQLAVLGPGDRITVSAEAGQDSHRPALEVLLLGGEPIRDPVFQYGPFVMNTKTELIEALEDYHNGKFGAIPPDALMPHRV; the protein is encoded by the coding sequence ATGCCTGCCATCACCGCTGACACCCTGACACTGCCGCGGATCGCCGCGGCCCAACAGTCTGATACCGAACGTCCCGTCCGGTCGGTCACCACCGGTCCGCGCGGATACGAAGGTGAGGGCTTCCCCGTCGTGCGCGCGTTCGCCGGCGTCAGCAGCGCCGACCTCGATCCGTTCGTCCACATGGACCAGATGGGCGAGGTGGAATACGAACCGGGTGAGCCCAGAGGCACCGACTGGCACCCGCACCGCGGGTTCGAGACCGTCACCTACATGCTGGACGGGCGCTTCGCGCACCAGGATTCGCATGGCGGCGGCGGATTGATCACCGACGGTGCCACCCAGTGGATGACCGCGGGCTCGGGAATCCTGCACATCGAGACGCCGCCGGCCGAACTGGTCGAAAGCGGCGGCCTGTTCCACGGCATCCAGCTATGGGTGAATCTGCCGCGCAAGGACAAGTTCGCCACGCCGAGGTACCAGGCGATCGAAGGAACCCAGGCCAAACTGCTGTCCTCCGACGACGGTGGGGCGCTGGTCCGCCTCATCGCGGGCGACGTCGCCGGACATCAGGGCCCGGGTGCGACGCACACTCCGATCACCATGGCGCACAGCACGATCCAGCCCGGAGCACGGTTGAGCCTGCCCTGGAACCGCGAGTTCAACGCGCTGGCCTACGTGCTCTCGGGCCGTGGCGCGATCGGGCCGGTCGGTCATCCGATTCACCAGGGACAGTTGGCCGTGCTCGGGCCGGGCGACCGGATCACCGTGAGCGCCGAAGCCGGCCAAGATTCGCACCGGCCCGCACTCGAGGTCCTGCTGCTCGGCGGCGAGCCCATCCGTGACCCCGTGTTCCAGTACGGACCGTTCGTGATGAACACCAAGACGGAACTCATCGAGGCGCTCGAGGATTACCACAACGGCAAGTTCGGCGCCATTCCGCCGGACGCGCTCATGCCGCACCGTGTTTGA
- a CDS encoding TetR/AcrR family transcriptional regulator → MASVVSREAYFETGLDVLSDLGYGGLKLAEVCHRLGVTTGSFYHYFTNWPTYTKELVAHWVQERTVLVIQAVRGETDPRRRIDTLIKVALGLPHGAEAAIRVWSSLDPHVHEVQAMVDRQRFDIMYSSALEILQIKRQAEVFAAWSVYVLVGYEQSALPPDPDALAWIAGQIRGKLDNDGFASVPDSD, encoded by the coding sequence ATGGCCAGCGTCGTTTCTCGGGAGGCCTACTTCGAGACCGGCCTCGATGTGCTGTCCGATCTCGGCTATGGGGGGCTCAAGCTTGCAGAGGTTTGTCACCGTCTCGGTGTCACGACCGGATCCTTCTACCACTACTTCACCAATTGGCCGACCTACACCAAGGAACTGGTCGCGCACTGGGTGCAGGAGCGGACCGTGCTGGTGATTCAGGCGGTGCGCGGCGAGACGGACCCGCGCCGCCGCATCGACACCCTGATCAAGGTGGCACTGGGCCTGCCCCACGGCGCGGAGGCGGCGATCCGGGTATGGAGCTCGCTGGATCCGCATGTGCACGAGGTGCAGGCCATGGTCGACCGGCAGCGATTCGACATCATGTACTCCTCGGCGTTGGAGATCCTGCAGATCAAACGGCAGGCGGAGGTCTTCGCCGCATGGTCGGTGTATGTGCTCGTCGGTTACGAGCAGTCCGCCCTGCCCCCCGACCCGGATGCATTGGCGTGGATCGCCGGACAGATTCGCGGCAAGCTCGACAACGACGGGTTCGCTTCGGTGCCCGACAGTGACTGA
- a CDS encoding methyltransferase domain-containing protein, translated as MTEQLNTQIPQALRRALDLLTDPPANPDVSKGYLDLLTDDLATGTQPPKNTGVIQAAWASGIGSMLYDNAQALARRVAGVWRLPVEWLNIPSGGVALDVGSGPGNVTAQLGEAAGPDGLALGLDISEPMLARAVEAQAGPNVGFMRADAQRLPLRAETVDAATSLAVLQLIPNPAQTLAEMVRVLKPGGRMAIMVPTAGNVGPLLRLLPEGQANFFTEDELADILEGLGMEGVRSKTLGTFQWVRARKP; from the coding sequence GTGACCGAGCAATTGAACACCCAAATACCGCAGGCACTCCGCAGGGCGCTGGACCTCTTGACGGATCCGCCCGCGAATCCCGACGTCAGCAAGGGCTATCTCGATCTGCTGACCGACGATCTCGCGACAGGCACACAACCACCGAAGAACACAGGCGTCATCCAGGCCGCGTGGGCGTCGGGGATCGGCTCGATGCTCTATGACAACGCGCAAGCGCTCGCCCGCAGGGTGGCAGGCGTGTGGCGGCTTCCCGTCGAGTGGTTGAACATCCCGTCCGGTGGCGTGGCCCTGGACGTCGGCAGTGGTCCCGGCAATGTGACCGCACAACTGGGGGAGGCGGCGGGCCCGGACGGCCTCGCGCTCGGTCTCGACATCTCCGAGCCGATGCTGGCCCGCGCGGTCGAGGCCCAGGCGGGCCCGAACGTCGGGTTCATGCGCGCGGACGCGCAGCGGCTTCCCCTGCGCGCCGAGACGGTCGACGCCGCCACCTCGCTGGCCGTGCTGCAGCTGATACCGAACCCGGCGCAGACCCTCGCCGAGATGGTCAGGGTGCTCAAGCCGGGCGGGCGGATGGCCATCATGGTGCCGACCGCCGGAAACGTCGGACCGCTGCTCCGCCTGCTCCCTGAGGGCCAGGCCAATTTCTTCACCGAGGACGAGCTGGCCGACATCCTCGAGGGCCTCGGTATGGAAGGCGTACGGTCCAAGACCCTCGGAACGTTCCAGTGG
- a CDS encoding NADPH:quinone oxidoreductase family protein, with the protein MKALVAQELSGPAGLAYTDVDDPVDGDDVVVVDIGAAGVSFPDLLLLRGEYQLRLEPPFIPGMEAAGVVVSAPYESEFQPGQRVTALTMLGSWAERVAVPPANLRPTPDDLDDAEAVALLGNYQTMYFALAKRGALRAGETVLVLGSAGGVGTAAIQVAKALGAKVIAMVHRPHGTEFVKSVGADVVLPLTDGWLQTVKDHTDGRGVDLVVDPVGGEVFDDAIRALATEGRLLVLGFASGGGIPAVKVNRLLLRNVSVIGVGYGEYVNRTPGAQSLFEFGVAELVRAGLRPPPPVRYALANGAEALQSLADGGVLGKVVLEP; encoded by the coding sequence GTGAAAGCGCTTGTCGCGCAGGAGCTGTCCGGACCGGCAGGGCTGGCGTACACGGATGTAGACGATCCGGTTGACGGTGACGACGTTGTCGTGGTCGACATCGGCGCCGCCGGCGTGAGCTTCCCCGACCTGCTGCTTCTGCGCGGCGAATACCAGCTGCGGCTGGAGCCCCCGTTCATCCCCGGCATGGAGGCGGCGGGGGTGGTCGTCTCCGCGCCGTACGAATCGGAGTTCCAGCCCGGCCAGCGGGTGACCGCGCTGACGATGCTGGGCTCCTGGGCGGAACGCGTCGCCGTGCCGCCTGCCAACCTGCGGCCGACGCCCGACGATCTCGATGACGCCGAAGCCGTTGCGCTCCTGGGCAATTATCAGACGATGTACTTCGCGCTCGCCAAACGCGGAGCGCTGCGGGCCGGCGAAACGGTGCTGGTCCTCGGATCGGCCGGTGGCGTGGGCACGGCGGCCATCCAGGTGGCGAAGGCGCTGGGCGCCAAGGTGATCGCAATGGTGCACCGGCCGCATGGCACCGAGTTCGTCAAGTCAGTGGGCGCCGACGTGGTGCTGCCGCTGACCGATGGGTGGCTGCAGACGGTCAAGGACCATACCGACGGCCGCGGCGTCGACCTGGTGGTCGATCCGGTCGGTGGTGAGGTGTTCGACGACGCCATTCGCGCACTGGCCACCGAGGGGAGGCTCCTGGTGCTCGGATTCGCCTCGGGCGGTGGGATTCCCGCGGTCAAGGTGAACCGGCTGCTGCTGCGCAACGTCTCGGTCATCGGTGTGGGATACGGCGAGTACGTCAACCGCACCCCGGGCGCGCAGTCGCTCTTCGAGTTCGGGGTGGCCGAGTTGGTCCGGGCGGGTCTGCGACCTCCGCCGCCGGTGCGGTACGCGTTGGCCAACGGTGCGGAGGCCCTGCAGAGTCTGGCCGACGGCGGTGTGCTGGGCAAGGTCGTGCTGGAGCCGTGA
- a CDS encoding aldehyde dehydrogenase family protein, which yields MTTEFAATEAKTTPDIPGTVRKLRETFASGRTRSVEWRKQQLLALEKMMNDNEGAIMEALEKDLGRGPFEAWLADIASTAGEAKDAARNVKKWMRRKYRLLEMSQLPGRGWVEYEPYGTVLVIGAWNFPFVLTLGPAVGAIAAGNTVLMKPSEVCPASSALMAELVPKYLDKDAIAVIEGDASCSQELIAQGFDHICFTGGTEIGRKVYEAAAPHLTPVTLELGGKSPVIVAADADIDVAAKRIAWTKLINSGQICIAPDYVLADAKIRDELVDKIKDAVATFEADNPGGKRIVNERHFARLTASLAATKGTVVAGGGSDASTIKIQPTVVVDPDPAESLMTDEIFGPILPIMTVQSLDDAISFVNSRPKPLAAYLFTKTKSIRERVIKEVAAGGMVVNHLLFHFATNKLPFGGVGPSGMGAYHGKFGFEQFSHKKTVMTKPTRPDVGAFIYPPYTEKALKLAKRLF from the coding sequence ATGACCACCGAATTCGCCGCCACTGAGGCCAAGACCACCCCCGATATCCCCGGCACCGTCCGCAAGCTGCGGGAGACGTTCGCGTCCGGCCGAACCCGCAGCGTCGAGTGGCGTAAGCAGCAGCTGCTGGCGCTGGAGAAAATGATGAACGACAACGAGGGCGCCATCATGGAGGCCCTCGAGAAAGATCTGGGTCGCGGTCCGTTCGAAGCCTGGCTGGCCGATATCGCCAGCACCGCGGGCGAGGCCAAGGATGCGGCGCGCAACGTCAAGAAATGGATGCGCCGCAAGTACCGGCTGCTGGAGATGTCGCAGCTGCCCGGCCGCGGCTGGGTCGAATACGAGCCGTACGGCACCGTCCTGGTCATCGGCGCGTGGAACTTCCCGTTCGTCCTGACGCTCGGCCCCGCCGTCGGCGCCATCGCAGCGGGCAACACCGTGCTCATGAAACCGTCCGAGGTGTGCCCGGCGTCGTCGGCACTGATGGCCGAGCTGGTGCCGAAGTATCTCGACAAGGACGCGATCGCCGTCATCGAGGGCGACGCCTCCTGCAGCCAGGAACTCATCGCGCAGGGCTTCGACCACATCTGTTTCACCGGCGGCACCGAGATCGGCCGCAAGGTCTATGAGGCCGCCGCACCGCATCTGACACCGGTCACCCTCGAGCTCGGGGGAAAGAGCCCGGTGATCGTGGCCGCTGATGCGGACATCGACGTCGCGGCCAAGCGCATCGCCTGGACCAAGCTGATCAACTCAGGTCAGATCTGCATCGCGCCGGACTACGTGCTCGCCGATGCCAAGATCCGCGACGAGCTCGTCGACAAGATCAAGGACGCCGTCGCGACATTCGAGGCGGACAACCCCGGCGGAAAGCGCATTGTCAACGAGCGCCACTTCGCCAGGCTCACCGCATCGCTGGCGGCGACCAAGGGCACTGTCGTCGCGGGCGGCGGTTCGGACGCGTCGACGATCAAGATCCAGCCCACCGTCGTGGTCGATCCCGACCCCGCCGAATCGCTGATGACCGACGAGATCTTCGGCCCGATCCTGCCGATCATGACCGTCCAATCCCTCGACGACGCAATCAGTTTCGTGAATTCCCGGCCCAAACCACTGGCCGCCTACCTGTTCACGAAGACCAAGAGCATTCGCGAACGGGTGATCAAAGAGGTCGCGGCCGGCGGCATGGTGGTCAACCACCTGCTGTTCCATTTCGCCACCAACAAGCTCCCGTTCGGTGGTGTCGGTCCGTCGGGTATGGGTGCCTATCACGGCAAGTTCGGCTTCGAGCAGTTCAGCCACAAGAAGACCGTGATGACCAAGCCGACCCGACCCGATGTCGGCGCGTTCATCTACCCCCCGTATACAGAGAAGGCTTTGAAGCTCGCGAAACGGCTGTTCTGA
- a CDS encoding haloacid dehalogenase type II translates to MTPKALAFDTFGTVVDWRSSIIAELEKFGETHGVQHDWAALADGWRKGYLPAMDRVRRGELPWTKIDDLHRMILEDLLGAAGVTSVCVEDVDQLNRAWHRLDPWPDSVVGLTRLKERFLITTLSNGNFSLLTNMAKRAGLPWDCVISAELFHHYKPDPEAYLGCAGLLDVAPGDLMLVAAHPGDLRAARDAGLMTAYVTRPLEYGPNQRPHKVTEGEFDFAATDFLDLADQLDA, encoded by the coding sequence ATGACGCCGAAAGCGCTGGCGTTCGACACCTTCGGCACCGTCGTCGACTGGCGTTCGAGCATCATCGCCGAACTGGAGAAATTCGGCGAAACTCATGGCGTCCAACATGATTGGGCTGCACTGGCTGACGGCTGGCGCAAAGGTTATCTGCCTGCGATGGATCGGGTGCGGCGCGGGGAGCTGCCGTGGACCAAGATCGACGACCTGCACCGGATGATCCTCGAGGACCTGCTGGGTGCCGCTGGAGTCACATCGGTCTGCGTCGAGGATGTCGACCAGCTCAACCGCGCCTGGCACCGCCTCGATCCGTGGCCGGACAGCGTCGTGGGCCTCACCCGGCTGAAGGAACGTTTCCTCATCACGACGCTGTCGAACGGGAACTTCTCGTTGCTGACCAACATGGCCAAGCGCGCGGGGCTGCCGTGGGACTGCGTGATCTCCGCCGAGTTGTTCCACCACTACAAGCCCGACCCCGAGGCCTACCTCGGTTGCGCCGGCCTACTCGACGTTGCTCCCGGTGACCTGATGCTGGTCGCCGCGCATCCGGGCGACCTGCGGGCCGCGCGCGATGCGGGGCTGATGACCGCCTATGTGACCCGTCCGCTCGAATACGGTCCCAACCAGCGACCGCACAAGGTCACCGAAGGCGAATTCGACTTCGCGGCAACGGATTTTCTGGACCTCGCCGACCAACTGGACGCCTGA
- a CDS encoding SDR family oxidoreductase, with protein sequence MPGVQDRVIVVTGAGGGLGREYALTLAREGASVVVNDLGGARDGTGAGHNMADEVVKEIKDAGGRAVANYDSVAEQEGAENIIKTAIDEFGKVDGVVSNAGILRDGTFHKMEFANWDAVLKVHLYGGYNVIRAAWPHFRENNFGRVVVATSTSGLFGNFGQANYGAAKLGLVGLINTLAQEGAKYNIKTNAVAPIAATRMTQDILPPEVFEKLTPEYVAPVVAYLCTEELPETASVFIVGGGKVQRAALFQNEGVTFSEVPSVEDVAGKWSEITDLSAAQRATFSLG encoded by the coding sequence ATGCCAGGAGTGCAGGATCGTGTCATCGTCGTCACCGGTGCCGGAGGCGGGCTCGGGCGAGAATATGCGTTGACCCTTGCCAGGGAGGGCGCCAGCGTCGTCGTCAACGATCTCGGCGGTGCACGTGACGGCACCGGCGCCGGCCACAACATGGCCGACGAGGTGGTCAAGGAGATCAAGGACGCAGGCGGCCGCGCCGTGGCGAACTACGACTCGGTGGCCGAACAAGAGGGCGCCGAGAACATCATCAAGACCGCGATCGACGAGTTCGGCAAGGTCGACGGTGTGGTGAGCAACGCGGGCATCCTGCGCGACGGCACGTTCCACAAGATGGAGTTCGCGAACTGGGACGCCGTGCTCAAGGTGCACCTCTACGGTGGCTACAACGTGATCCGCGCGGCATGGCCGCACTTCCGCGAGAACAACTTTGGCCGCGTCGTCGTGGCCACCTCGACCAGCGGCCTCTTCGGCAACTTCGGTCAGGCCAACTACGGTGCTGCCAAGCTCGGCCTCGTCGGGCTGATCAACACCCTGGCCCAGGAGGGCGCGAAGTACAACATCAAGACCAACGCCGTGGCGCCCATCGCGGCCACCCGGATGACGCAGGACATCCTGCCGCCGGAGGTCTTCGAGAAGCTCACCCCCGAGTACGTCGCCCCGGTGGTCGCGTACCTGTGCACGGAGGAACTGCCCGAGACCGCATCGGTGTTCATCGTCGGCGGCGGCAAAGTGCAACGGGCAGCGCTGTTCCAGAACGAGGGCGTGACGTTCTCCGAGGTGCCCTCGGTCGAAGACGTCGCGGGTAAGTGGAGCGAGATCACCGATCTGTCCGCGGCACAGCGCGCCACGTTCTCGCTCGGCTGA
- a CDS encoding TetR/AcrR family transcriptional regulator — translation MPQHTASRGPGRPPAAKAAETRERIIGAAREVFSELGYDAATFQAIAIRAGLTRPAINHYFASKRVLWAQVVEQTDAQVVSAGQARAKSETNLLNRLSAFFTAAIQADSEDRSAAAFLVTSVLESQRHPELSGDEHDSLRNSREFIAWAVDDAIKTGELTTDTDVSDLVEMLVAMMWGIGFYAGFVGGHDELSGVVEKFELLLAGKLWQFSD, via the coding sequence GTGCCGCAACACACCGCGAGTAGGGGTCCGGGTCGTCCGCCCGCAGCGAAGGCCGCCGAAACGCGGGAGCGCATCATAGGAGCCGCGCGCGAGGTCTTCAGCGAACTCGGGTACGACGCCGCCACCTTCCAGGCGATCGCCATCCGTGCCGGTTTGACCCGTCCGGCGATCAACCACTACTTCGCGAGTAAGCGGGTGCTGTGGGCCCAGGTTGTCGAGCAAACAGATGCGCAGGTAGTTAGCGCGGGCCAGGCGCGGGCGAAGTCCGAAACGAACCTGCTGAATCGGTTGTCCGCGTTCTTCACCGCGGCGATCCAGGCCGATTCCGAAGACCGTTCGGCGGCAGCCTTTCTCGTGACCTCCGTGCTGGAGTCGCAGCGGCATCCGGAACTGAGTGGTGACGAGCACGATTCGTTGCGTAATTCACGCGAGTTCATCGCCTGGGCGGTCGACGACGCAATCAAGACAGGTGAGCTCACAACCGACACGGACGTCAGCGACCTCGTCGAGATGCTGGTCGCGATGATGTGGGGTATCGGCTTCTACGCGGGATTCGTCGGCGGTCACGACGAGCTCTCCGGGGTCGTTGAGAAGTTCGAGCTGCTGCTCGCCGGCAAGCTCTGGCAATTCAGCGACTGA
- a CDS encoding class I SAM-dependent methyltransferase codes for MSSLRTHDDTWDIATSVGSTAVMVAAARAGETAKADPLIRDPYAEVLVAGVGPGVWDIVRNEEFAAKVAEADAEVAAIFEHMGNYQAVRTHFFDEFFAAAAAAGIRQVVILASGLDSRAYRLDWPADTVVFEIDQPKVLEYKAARMAEHGVLPSAKRNAVAIDLRLDWPNALREAGFDADATTAWLAEGLLMYLPAQAQDRLFEQITALSAAGSRVAAETVGHRSDDRRAEFREKFERIAAQFGMQDAPDVAELMYNDPDRADVAEWLNAHGWQASAATSADEMRRLDRWVLPPELSDDDAFSSFVTGEKSG; via the coding sequence ATGAGCTCATTGCGCACGCACGACGACACCTGGGACATCGCGACCAGCGTCGGGTCGACGGCAGTCATGGTGGCGGCGGCCCGCGCCGGTGAGACCGCCAAGGCCGATCCCCTGATCCGCGATCCCTATGCCGAGGTGCTGGTCGCCGGCGTCGGCCCGGGGGTCTGGGACATCGTGCGCAACGAGGAGTTCGCCGCCAAGGTCGCCGAGGCCGATGCCGAGGTCGCCGCGATCTTCGAGCACATGGGCAATTACCAGGCCGTGCGCACCCACTTCTTCGATGAGTTCTTCGCCGCCGCCGCGGCGGCAGGCATCCGCCAGGTCGTGATCCTGGCGTCGGGCCTCGACTCGCGGGCCTACCGGCTGGACTGGCCGGCCGACACCGTCGTCTTCGAGATCGACCAGCCCAAGGTCCTCGAATACAAGGCCGCGAGAATGGCTGAGCACGGCGTGCTGCCGTCGGCCAAGCGCAACGCGGTGGCCATCGACCTTCGGCTGGATTGGCCGAATGCCTTGCGCGAAGCCGGGTTCGACGCCGACGCCACGACCGCTTGGTTGGCCGAGGGCCTGCTGATGTATCTGCCCGCGCAAGCCCAGGACCGGTTGTTCGAGCAGATCACCGCGCTCAGTGCCGCTGGCAGCCGCGTGGCCGCGGAGACCGTCGGCCACCGCTCCGACGACCGGCGGGCCGAGTTCCGGGAGAAGTTCGAGCGCATCGCCGCGCAGTTCGGGATGCAGGATGCGCCCGATGTCGCCGAGCTGATGTACAACGACCCCGACCGCGCCGACGTGGCCGAGTGGCTCAACGCGCACGGATGGCAGGCATCGGCCGCGACGTCTGCCGACGAGATGCGCCGGCTCGACCGGTGGGTCTTGCCGCCCGAGTTATCCGATGACGACGCGTTCTCGTCGTTCGTCACCGGCGAGAAGTCGGGCTGA